One part of the Sulfolobus tengchongensis genome encodes these proteins:
- a CDS encoding PaREP1 family protein has protein sequence MERDLLSVNEDYIYARIAEALSDGLLAIELFKRGFSRNSAGKAFSAVKALLSALVIKYNDKLVEIAKDEEERKWIMSKAHIVTTHSMKTLSMYLEKIGISVDTAVNLALDLHEYQYNGFEPDFSPYGKKDEVKNDMIKVINQIIQIIRQNFEIKDEEILRLKEKLKDGLEKFSKMN, from the coding sequence ATGGAAAGGGATTTACTCAGTGTTAATGAAGATTACATTTATGCTAGAATCGCTGAAGCTTTAAGTGATGGTCTTTTAGCTATTGAACTCTTTAAGAGAGGGTTTAGTAGAAACTCTGCTGGTAAGGCTTTTTCAGCAGTAAAAGCTTTGTTATCAGCTTTAGTAATTAAATATAACGATAAGCTTGTTGAAATAGCTAAGGATGAGGAGGAAAGGAAATGGATCATGAGTAAAGCCCACATTGTTACTACACACTCAATGAAGACGCTCAGCATGTATCTTGAGAAAATTGGAATAAGCGTAGATACAGCTGTGAATTTAGCCTTAGATCTTCATGAATATCAATACAACGGTTTTGAGCCTGATTTTTCACCATATGGGAAAAAAGATGAGGTGAAAAATGATATGATAAAAGTAATTAATCAGATAATACAGATAATCAGACAGAACTTTGAAATAAAAGATGAGGAAATTTTGAGATTAAAGGAAAAGTTGAAGGACGGACTTGAGAAATTTTCAAAGATGAATTAA
- a CDS encoding glycosyltransferase produces the protein MVKLGIVYNNFLSPQFAGGGSVHAYEVVTRLRKTFDIVYYPSSPVFIWSKDVLERRAKDLERQGIKVAPDFYTLLDDMEKYRLTGVKRFLYADRIAKEVSEKYTVDVDFLYEPDHTSFDIFYLGRKAKFGLTIHEPLFYANSIRYLRRLMKFYGINLSTGRGFYTRFLYNTLYAKPKYTRLLKEYKPTFIASVSKGSLEESGLQGEVIVPGNAFDPELLKYRNRGKEEYVVFWSRLNNDKGIHEIPDIMKIIYSKLGRKIKLVVMGKFFDKYNERRFWSKVKKYDLDVEYLGFVERKRLNEVVSKAKLLIYPTHVDGFSLAVLEALALGTPVVAYGIPAIRSVYSGLEAVKIVEEFDKESMALESKKIISMNEREIEDMMNNETLLSFLRLHSSWDNVAESVRKIILKYM, from the coding sequence ATTGTGAAGTTAGGTATTGTGTATAACAATTTTCTCTCCCCTCAATTTGCCGGTGGTGGCTCTGTCCACGCTTATGAGGTAGTTACAAGGCTGAGGAAAACATTTGATATTGTTTATTACCCTTCAAGCCCTGTATTCATTTGGAGTAAAGATGTGCTAGAGAGAAGGGCAAAGGATTTAGAAAGGCAAGGAATTAAAGTTGCCCCCGATTTTTACACACTTTTAGATGATATGGAAAAATATAGACTAACTGGCGTTAAGAGGTTTTTATATGCAGATAGGATAGCTAAAGAAGTTTCGGAAAAGTATACAGTTGACGTTGATTTCTTATACGAACCAGATCATACTTCCTTTGACATTTTTTATTTGGGAAGGAAAGCGAAATTTGGATTAACCATCCATGAACCGTTGTTTTACGCGAATTCCATTAGATATTTACGTAGATTAATGAAATTTTATGGAATTAATTTATCCACTGGAAGGGGATTTTACACTAGGTTTCTATACAACACCCTTTATGCCAAACCGAAGTATACGCGACTATTGAAGGAATATAAACCGACTTTCATTGCAAGCGTAAGTAAAGGTTCTTTGGAGGAGAGTGGCTTACAAGGAGAAGTGATTGTACCGGGAAACGCTTTCGATCCAGAACTCTTAAAGTATAGAAACAGAGGAAAGGAGGAATATGTAGTTTTCTGGAGTAGGCTTAATAATGATAAGGGTATTCATGAAATTCCGGATATAATGAAGATCATCTATTCTAAGCTTGGAAGGAAGATTAAACTAGTAGTGATGGGAAAGTTCTTTGATAAATACAATGAAAGGAGGTTCTGGAGCAAGGTGAAAAAGTATGACCTAGACGTAGAGTATTTAGGGTTTGTAGAAAGAAAAAGGCTTAACGAAGTGGTTTCAAAGGCGAAGTTATTAATTTACCCTACTCATGTTGACGGTTTTTCTTTAGCGGTTTTAGAAGCTTTAGCTTTAGGTACGCCAGTTGTCGCTTATGGGATACCAGCAATAAGGAGTGTTTATTCTGGTTTAGAGGCAGTGAAAATTGTGGAAGAGTTTGATAAAGAAAGTATGGCGTTAGAGTCAAAGAAGATAATTTCCATGAACGAGAGAGAGATAGAGGATATGATGAATAATGAAACACTCCTCTCTTTTCTTAGATTACATTCCAGCTGGGATAACGTTGCAGAATCCGTAAGGAAAATAATACTAAAGTATATGTGA